Proteins encoded within one genomic window of Mesorhizobium sp. AR10:
- the aztC gene encoding zinc ABC transporter substrate-binding protein AztC, with translation MLKSIRAALAMSVITLTAFGASSAFAAPLKVVASFTVIADFARNVGGDRIDVTTIVGPDGDAHVYEPSPADAVAMAKADIVLVNGLHFEGFLQRLVDASATKASIITLTKGVTAIDFKPEFADADAAGGAGTGGGKTVTDPHAFQSIANARIYVKNIADAFCAADSAGCVSYQTNAAAYTKKLDAVEGEVKAAIQSIPEEKRVVITSHDAFGYFEHAYGLTFLAPQGISTDSEPSAADVAKLVNQVKQDKAAAIFVENITNPRLIEQIASETGIKVGGTLYSDALSQPDGPAATYIDMMRNNIAQIKGAILGS, from the coding sequence ATGCTGAAATCGATCCGCGCCGCTTTGGCAATGAGCGTTATAACATTAACAGCCTTCGGCGCCTCATCGGCCTTCGCAGCACCCTTGAAAGTGGTGGCCAGCTTCACCGTCATCGCCGATTTCGCGAGGAACGTCGGCGGCGACCGCATCGATGTGACCACGATCGTCGGGCCGGATGGCGATGCCCATGTCTATGAGCCGAGCCCGGCCGATGCGGTGGCGATGGCCAAGGCCGATATCGTGCTGGTCAACGGCCTGCATTTCGAAGGTTTTCTGCAGCGCCTGGTCGATGCCAGCGCCACCAAGGCCTCGATCATCACCTTGACCAAGGGCGTGACGGCGATCGACTTCAAGCCCGAATTCGCCGACGCCGACGCGGCCGGGGGTGCCGGCACCGGCGGCGGCAAGACTGTCACCGATCCGCATGCCTTCCAGTCGATCGCCAACGCCAGAATATATGTGAAGAACATCGCCGACGCTTTCTGCGCCGCCGATTCGGCGGGCTGCGTCAGCTACCAGACCAATGCCGCCGCCTACACCAAGAAGCTCGATGCGGTCGAAGGCGAAGTAAAAGCGGCGATCCAGTCGATCCCCGAGGAGAAACGCGTCGTCATCACCTCGCATGACGCCTTCGGCTATTTCGAGCACGCATACGGCCTCACCTTCCTTGCCCCGCAAGGCATTTCGACCGATTCCGAGCCTTCGGCCGCCGACGTCGCCAAGCTGGTCAATCAGGTCAAGCAGGACAAGGCTGCGGCGATCTTCGTCGAGAACATCACCAACCCGCGGCTGATCGAGCAGATCGCCAGCGAAACCGGCATCAAGGTGGGCGGCACACTGTACTCGGATGCGCTGTCGCAGCCCGATGGCCCCGCCGCGACCTATATCGACATGATGCGCAACAACATCGCCCAGATCAAAGGCGCGATCCTCGGCAGTTGA
- a CDS encoding TIGR01244 family sulfur transferase: MEYREITEDYSVSGQIQPEDVAAIKAAGFKSVICNRPDNEQPGQPSADTLKAAVEAAGLAFRFIPVISGQITAENVEDQAEALDELDGPVFAYCRSGARCTNLYGLIQQSKN, encoded by the coding sequence ATGGAATATCGAGAGATCACCGAGGACTATTCAGTCTCTGGCCAGATCCAGCCCGAAGATGTCGCCGCCATCAAGGCCGCCGGCTTCAAGAGCGTCATCTGCAACCGGCCGGATAACGAGCAGCCCGGCCAGCCCTCGGCCGACACGCTCAAGGCCGCGGTCGAAGCCGCCGGCCTCGCCTTCCGCTTCATCCCCGTCATCAGCGGCCAGATCACCGCCGAGAATGTCGAAGACCAGGCCGAGGCGCTCGACGAACTCGACGGCCCGGTCTTCGCCTATTGCCGCTCCGGCGCGCGCTGCACGAATTTGTACGGGCTGATCCAGCAGTCGAAAAACTAG
- a CDS encoding Lrp/AsnC family transcriptional regulator, whose amino-acid sequence MNDTRIDQFDRKIMALLQGDARLTNNDLSERVNLSASQCSRRRQRLEEDGYIKGYRAVLDRDKLGFSLVNVISVTLATHNRDNARRFGELLARLPEVQEAHALTGEMDYILKVVTPDLKSLSEFVNGVLLPHESVQHVKTAIVLETLKETGALPI is encoded by the coding sequence ATGAATGATACGCGCATCGATCAGTTCGACCGCAAGATAATGGCGCTCTTGCAGGGGGATGCGCGGCTGACCAACAACGATCTCTCGGAGCGGGTGAACCTGTCGGCGTCGCAATGCTCGCGCCGCCGCCAGCGGCTGGAGGAGGACGGCTATATCAAAGGCTATCGGGCGGTGCTCGACCGCGACAAGCTTGGCTTTTCGCTGGTCAACGTCATCTCGGTGACATTGGCCACCCACAACCGCGACAATGCCAGGCGCTTCGGCGAGCTGTTGGCGCGACTGCCGGAAGTGCAGGAGGCGCACGCGCTGACCGGCGAGATGGACTACATATTGAAGGTGGTGACGCCCGACCTGAAATCGCTGTCGGAATTCGTCAACGGCGTGCTTCTGCCGCACGAATCCGTGCAGCACGTGAAGACGGCGATCGTGCTGGAAACGCTGAAAGAGACCGGCGCGCTGCCGATCTAG
- the hppD gene encoding 4-hydroxyphenylpyruvate dioxygenase, translated as MGPFPHDAPPAKISAANPAGTDGFEFVEFAHPEPEKLAELFTRMGYLPVARHRSKNITVWRQGDINYVVNAEPGSHAIKFVDKHGPCAASMAWRVVDAKHAFDHAVAKGATPYEGADKAFDVPAIVGIGGSLLYFVESYGKKGSAYDAEFEWLGARDPRPEGVGFYYLDHLTHNVYRGQMDKWWAFYRELFGFKQIHFFDIDGKITGLVSRAITSPCGKIRIPLNESKDETSQIAEYLKKYNGEGIQHIAVGTDEIYAATDRLADNGLKFMPGPPETYYDMSFARVNGHDEPIERMKKHGILIDGEGVIDGGMTKILLQIFSKTVIGPIFFEFIQRKGDEGFGEGNFRALFESIEQDQIKRGVIKVQAAE; from the coding sequence ATGGGTCCCTTCCCGCACGACGCACCGCCCGCCAAAATCAGCGCAGCCAACCCTGCCGGTACCGACGGTTTCGAATTCGTCGAGTTCGCGCATCCCGAGCCGGAAAAGCTGGCCGAGCTTTTCACGCGCATGGGCTATTTGCCGGTGGCCAGGCACCGCAGCAAGAACATCACCGTCTGGCGGCAGGGCGACATCAACTATGTCGTCAATGCCGAGCCCGGTTCGCATGCGATTAAATTCGTCGACAAACACGGCCCCTGTGCTGCCTCGATGGCTTGGCGGGTTGTCGACGCCAAGCATGCCTTCGACCATGCCGTCGCCAAGGGCGCCACACCCTATGAAGGCGCCGACAAGGCGTTTGATGTACCGGCAATCGTCGGCATCGGCGGCTCGCTGCTTTATTTCGTCGAGAGCTACGGCAAGAAGGGCTCGGCTTATGATGCGGAGTTCGAATGGCTGGGTGCGCGCGATCCGCGGCCGGAAGGCGTCGGCTTCTACTATCTCGACCACCTCACCCACAATGTCTATCGCGGCCAGATGGACAAATGGTGGGCGTTCTACCGCGAGTTGTTCGGCTTCAAGCAGATCCATTTCTTCGACATTGACGGCAAGATCACCGGGCTGGTCAGCCGCGCCATCACCTCGCCCTGCGGCAAGATCCGCATCCCACTCAACGAGTCCAAGGACGAGACCAGCCAGATCGCCGAGTATCTGAAGAAGTACAATGGCGAAGGCATCCAGCACATCGCCGTCGGCACCGACGAGATCTACGCCGCCACCGACCGGCTGGCCGACAATGGGCTGAAATTCATGCCGGGACCGCCGGAGACCTACTATGACATGTCCTTTGCCCGGGTGAACGGCCATGACGAGCCGATCGAGCGAATGAAGAAACATGGCATCCTCATCGACGGCGAAGGCGTCATCGACGGCGGCATGACCAAGATCCTGCTGCAGATCTTTTCGAAAACCGTGATCGGCCCGATCTTCTTCGAGTTCATCCAGAGGAAGGGCGACGAAGGCTTTGGCGAAGGCAATTTCCGCGCTCTGTTCGAATCGATCGAGCAGGACCAAATCAAGCGCGGCGTGATCAAGGTGCAAGCGGCGGAATAG
- a CDS encoding DinB family protein has product MNLLDHLARMAGNNLWSNDRLYRAVLKLEPGEFEAERTSFFPSIKATLNHILAVDHLYLDFLEEGGVGAAAHDDFLAFDAPQALFAAQIAADRRLIAFCDGLSADDLDRRVVTDRREDGMIPERIGDILAHVFLHDIHHRGQVHAMLSGTSVKPPQLDEFLLDYDLKLRQAEVERLGM; this is encoded by the coding sequence ATGAACCTGCTCGATCATCTGGCCCGCATGGCCGGCAACAATCTCTGGTCGAATGACCGGCTCTATCGCGCCGTGCTTAAGCTTGAACCCGGTGAATTCGAGGCCGAACGCACCAGCTTCTTTCCATCGATCAAGGCGACGCTCAACCACATATTGGCGGTCGATCACCTCTATCTCGATTTTCTCGAAGAGGGCGGCGTCGGTGCTGCCGCCCATGACGATTTCTTGGCGTTCGATGCGCCGCAGGCGCTGTTTGCCGCCCAGATCGCCGCCGACCGCCGACTGATCGCCTTTTGCGATGGGCTCTCAGCGGACGATCTCGATCGTCGCGTCGTCACTGACCGGCGAGAGGACGGCATGATCCCCGAGCGTATCGGCGACATCCTCGCCCACGTCTTCCTGCACGACATCCATCATCGCGGCCAGGTGCACGCGATGCTGTCCGGCACCTCGGTAAAGCCGCCGCAACTCGACGAGTTCCTGCTCGATTACGATCTGAAGCTGAGGCAAGCCGAGGTCGAGAGGTTGGGGATGTAG
- a CDS encoding fumarylacetoacetate hydrolase family protein, which yields MKLATLKDGTRDGKLVVVSRDLTRFTDASFLVRTLQAALDDWRRIAPHLAAMAESLENNAVPSARFHEHDAHSPLPRAYQWADGSAYVNHVELVRKARGAEMPTSFWTDPLIYQGGSDSFIPPRDPIRMADEAFGIDMEGEVAVIVDDVPMGASLDEARDAIRLVMLVNDVTLRALTAPELAKGFGFFQSKPSSAFSPVAVTPDELGDAWDGGKLSLPLLADLNGKPFGRANAGVDMTFDFSALIAHAAKTRSLAAGTIIGSGTVSNKLDGGPGRPVSAGGAGYSCIAELRMIETIESGEPKTPFLHFGDTVRIEMKNRSGNSIFGAIEQKVEKYEG from the coding sequence ATGAAGCTTGCCACATTGAAGGACGGGACGCGCGATGGAAAACTCGTCGTCGTTTCGCGCGACCTGACGCGCTTCACCGATGCCTCGTTCCTGGTGCGCACGCTGCAGGCTGCACTCGACGACTGGCGCCGGATCGCGCCGCATCTCGCGGCTATGGCGGAATCGCTGGAGAACAATGCGGTGCCGTCGGCACGCTTTCATGAGCATGATGCCCATTCGCCGCTACCGCGCGCCTACCAGTGGGCCGATGGTTCGGCCTATGTGAACCATGTCGAGTTGGTGCGGAAGGCGCGCGGCGCCGAGATGCCGACAAGCTTCTGGACCGACCCGCTGATCTATCAGGGTGGTTCTGACAGCTTCATTCCGCCGCGCGACCCGATCCGCATGGCCGACGAAGCCTTCGGCATCGATATGGAGGGCGAAGTCGCCGTCATTGTCGACGACGTACCGATGGGCGCAAGCCTCGATGAGGCAAGGGATGCGATCCGGTTGGTCATGCTGGTCAATGACGTGACGCTGCGCGCGCTCACCGCGCCTGAACTGGCCAAGGGGTTCGGTTTCTTCCAGTCAAAGCCGTCCTCGGCCTTTTCGCCGGTCGCGGTGACGCCGGACGAATTGGGCGACGCCTGGGATGGCGGCAAGCTCAGCCTACCACTACTCGCCGACCTCAACGGCAAGCCGTTCGGCCGGGCCAATGCCGGCGTCGACATGACCTTCGATTTTTCGGCGCTGATCGCTCACGCGGCGAAAACACGGTCGTTGGCAGCCGGCACCATCATCGGTTCTGGCACCGTCTCCAACAAGCTCGATGGCGGGCCGGGCAGACCGGTCTCGGCGGGCGGCGCCGGCTATTCCTGCATCGCCGAATTGCGCATGATCGAGACCATCGAATCTGGCGAACCAAAAACGCCGTTCCTGCACTTTGGCGACACGGTGCGCATCGAGATGAAGAACAGAAGCGGAAATTCAATCTTCGGCGCCATCGAGCAGAAGGTCGAGAAATACGAGGGGTAA
- a CDS encoding MBL fold metallo-hydrolase: protein MSCRLVLLGSKGGPAIRPGGPWPSSSLLQIGDRTIVVDCGLGVTRGLADAGISLKALDLIFITHLHSDHVLELGPLIHTAWTAGLSNSVTVFGPSGTGQYWRHFCQAMEFDIDIRIVDEGRPDIRDMVSVVEFGEGWVIEERGLKVSALRVDHPPITDCFALRFDHDGKSVVFSADTAFFPPLAEFAGGADILVHEAMLEQGIERLVAKTGNGARLREHLLASHSFAAEAGRIATDAGVKRLVLNHLIPADDAEIGEADWITAVRKTWAGDLTIARDGLVVELSGDKAAAGEETA, encoded by the coding sequence TTGAGCTGCCGGCTCGTGCTTCTCGGCTCGAAGGGCGGCCCGGCGATCCGGCCGGGCGGGCCGTGGCCGAGCTCGTCGCTGCTGCAGATCGGCGACCGCACCATCGTTGTCGATTGCGGGCTTGGCGTGACGCGGGGACTGGCCGATGCCGGCATCAGCCTGAAGGCGCTCGACCTCATCTTCATCACCCATTTGCACTCCGACCATGTGCTGGAACTCGGGCCACTCATTCACACCGCCTGGACAGCGGGGCTGTCAAACTCGGTGACCGTGTTTGGCCCGTCCGGCACCGGGCAATACTGGCGGCATTTCTGTCAGGCGATGGAATTCGACATCGACATCCGCATCGTTGACGAAGGCCGGCCCGATATCAGGGACATGGTCTCGGTCGTTGAGTTTGGTGAAGGCTGGGTGATCGAGGAACGCGGCCTCAAGGTTTCGGCGCTGCGCGTCGACCATCCGCCGATCACCGACTGCTTTGCCCTGCGCTTCGACCATGACGGCAAAAGCGTCGTCTTCTCCGCCGATACCGCGTTCTTTCCGCCTTTGGCCGAATTCGCCGGCGGTGCCGACATCCTCGTCCACGAAGCCATGCTGGAACAAGGCATCGAGCGGCTGGTCGCCAAGACCGGCAATGGCGCGCGGCTGAGAGAACATCTGCTCGCCAGCCACAGCTTTGCCGCGGAGGCCGGGCGCATTGCCACCGATGCCGGGGTGAAGAGGCTGGTGCTCAACCACCTCATTCCAGCCGACGATGCCGAGATCGGCGAGGCCGACTGGATCACCGCTGTGAGGAAAACATGGGCCGGCGACTTGACGATCGCTCGCGACGGCCTTGTTGTGGAGTTAAGCGGCGACAAGGCCGCAGCAGGAGAGGAAACCGCATGA
- the hmgA gene encoding homogentisate 1,2-dioxygenase, producing the protein MAFSYMPGFGNDFETETLPGSLPQGRNSPQRPAYGLYAEQLSGSPFTAPRGTNERSWLYRIRPSVKHTGRFKPANYPLWKTAPNVGDHELALGQYRWNPMPMPKEPTDFIAGMRSITTAGDVLGQTGMAAHVYVANRSMVDDHFFNADGELLVVPQVGALRFVTEMGVIELRPGEIAVLPRGLVFKVELVDAEVRGYVCENYGAKLTMPDRGPIGANCLANPRDFKTPCAWFEEKETPCRLTVKWCGNFHVTEIGHSPLDVVAWHGNYAPYKYDLATFSPVGALLFDHPDPSIFTVLTAPSGEEGTANIDFVIFPPRWLVAEDTFRPPWYHRNIMSEFMGLIHGQYDAKEEGFVPGGISLHNLMLAHGPDASGFEKASKVELKPVKLDNTMAFMFETRYPQMLTRYGAELETRQDNYIDCWADLKKRFNGTPEGDWS; encoded by the coding sequence ATGGCCTTTTCCTACATGCCGGGGTTCGGCAACGACTTCGAAACCGAAACGCTGCCAGGCTCCCTGCCGCAGGGCCGCAATTCGCCGCAGCGCCCGGCCTACGGCCTATATGCGGAGCAGCTTTCCGGCTCGCCCTTTACCGCCCCGCGCGGCACCAATGAACGCTCCTGGCTTTACCGGATAAGGCCCAGCGTCAAGCACACCGGCCGCTTCAAACCGGCGAACTATCCGCTGTGGAAGACCGCGCCGAATGTCGGCGACCACGAACTGGCGCTCGGCCAGTATCGCTGGAACCCGATGCCGATGCCGAAGGAGCCGACCGATTTCATCGCCGGCATGCGCTCGATCACCACTGCCGGCGACGTGCTCGGGCAAACTGGCATGGCCGCCCATGTCTATGTCGCCAACCGGTCGATGGTCGACGACCATTTCTTCAACGCCGATGGCGAGTTGCTGGTCGTGCCGCAGGTCGGTGCCTTGCGTTTCGTCACCGAGATGGGCGTCATCGAATTGCGGCCGGGCGAGATCGCCGTGCTGCCGCGCGGCCTCGTCTTCAAGGTCGAACTGGTCGATGCGGAAGTGCGCGGCTATGTCTGCGAGAACTATGGCGCCAAGCTCACCATGCCCGATCGCGGCCCGATCGGCGCCAATTGCCTGGCCAATCCGCGCGACTTCAAGACGCCGTGCGCCTGGTTCGAGGAAAAGGAGACGCCTTGCCGGCTGACGGTGAAATGGTGCGGCAATTTCCATGTCACCGAGATCGGTCATTCGCCGCTGGATGTCGTGGCCTGGCACGGCAACTACGCGCCTTACAAATATGATCTTGCGACCTTTTCGCCGGTTGGCGCGCTGCTGTTCGACCACCCGGACCCGTCGATCTTCACGGTGCTGACGGCGCCGAGCGGCGAGGAAGGCACCGCCAACATCGACTTCGTCATCTTCCCGCCACGCTGGCTGGTAGCTGAAGATACGTTCCGTCCACCCTGGTACCATCGCAACATCATGAGCGAATTCATGGGCCTGATCCACGGCCAGTACGACGCCAAGGAGGAAGGCTTCGTTCCCGGCGGCATCAGCCTGCACAATCTGATGCTGGCGCATGGACCGGACGCATCTGGCTTCGAAAAGGCCTCGAAAGTCGAGCTGAAACCGGTCAAGCTCGACAACACAATGGCCTTCATGTTCGAGACCCGATACCCGCAGATGCTGACCCGCTACGGCGCCGAGCTTGAAACCCGGCAGGACAATTACATCGATTGCTGGGCTGATCTGAAGAAGCGCTTCAACGGCACGCCCGAGGGCGACTGGTCTTGA
- a CDS encoding MarR family winged helix-turn-helix transcriptional regulator, protein MQPEILELESFLPYRLYRLADAVSREFAGIYKDSHGLTRPEWRTLSGLGQHGTMTASAIGEQSAMHKTKVSRAVAELERRRWLTRTPDENDRRVEHLTLTKAGLAAYREMVPLAKAFERELLAKLSDGERAAITNGLAGLEKNLAAE, encoded by the coding sequence ATGCAACCGGAAATCCTCGAACTCGAAAGCTTCTTGCCCTACCGGCTCTATCGGCTAGCCGACGCCGTCAGCCGTGAATTCGCGGGGATATACAAGGATAGTCATGGCCTGACCCGGCCTGAATGGCGCACCCTTTCCGGGTTGGGACAGCATGGCACCATGACGGCATCGGCGATCGGCGAGCAATCGGCCATGCACAAGACCAAGGTCTCGCGCGCCGTCGCGGAACTCGAACGGCGCCGCTGGCTGACGCGCACGCCGGACGAGAACGATCGCCGCGTCGAGCACCTGACACTCACCAAGGCCGGGCTTGCCGCCTATCGCGAGATGGTGCCGCTGGCCAAAGCCTTCGAGCGGGAATTGCTGGCGAAGCTGAGCGACGGCGAGCGCGCCGCGATCACCAACGGGCTGGCTGGCCTCGAGAAAAACCTGGCTGCCGAATAG
- the tdh gene encoding L-threonine 3-dehydrogenase produces MSNMMKALVKAKAEPGIWMEEVPVPEIGPNDVLIKVKKTAICGTDVHIYNWDQWAQKTVPVPMVTGHEFVGTVADFGAAVTEYKVGQRVSGEGHIVCGHCRNCRAGRGHLCRNTLGVGVNRPGAFGEYLAIPQHNVVPIPDDVPDEIAAIFDPLGNAVHTALSFDLVGEDVLVTGAGPIGIMGALVAQCVGARKVVITDINPVRLALAKKLGVQHVVDASKEKLRDVMPALGMTEGFDVGLEMSGAAPAFRDMIDTMNNGGKIAILGIASTGFEIDWNKVIFKMLHLKGIYGREMFETWYKMIALVQGPLDVSGLITHRIGIDDFQTGFDAMRSGSSGKVVMDW; encoded by the coding sequence ATGTCGAACATGATGAAGGCGCTGGTCAAGGCCAAGGCCGAACCGGGCATCTGGATGGAAGAGGTGCCGGTGCCGGAGATCGGCCCCAACGACGTGCTGATCAAGGTCAAGAAAACGGCGATCTGCGGTACCGACGTCCACATCTACAATTGGGACCAGTGGGCGCAAAAGACGGTGCCGGTGCCGATGGTGACTGGCCATGAATTCGTCGGCACGGTCGCCGATTTCGGCGCGGCGGTGACAGAGTACAAGGTTGGTCAGCGCGTTTCGGGCGAGGGCCACATCGTTTGCGGTCATTGCCGCAACTGTCGCGCGGGCAGGGGGCATCTGTGCCGCAACACGCTCGGCGTCGGCGTCAACCGTCCCGGCGCCTTCGGCGAGTATCTGGCGATCCCGCAACACAATGTCGTGCCGATCCCCGACGATGTGCCGGACGAGATTGCGGCGATCTTCGATCCCCTGGGCAATGCGGTTCACACCGCATTGTCCTTCGACCTCGTCGGCGAGGACGTGCTGGTCACCGGCGCCGGGCCGATCGGCATCATGGGCGCACTGGTGGCGCAGTGCGTCGGCGCGCGAAAAGTCGTCATCACCGACATCAATCCGGTGCGGCTGGCGCTGGCGAAAAAGCTCGGCGTCCAGCATGTCGTCGATGCGTCGAAGGAGAAGCTGCGCGATGTCATGCCAGCGCTCGGCATGACCGAGGGTTTTGATGTCGGCCTCGAAATGTCGGGCGCCGCACCCGCCTTTCGCGACATGATCGACACCATGAACAATGGCGGCAAGATCGCCATTCTCGGCATCGCGTCGACCGGCTTCGAGATCGACTGGAACAAGGTCATCTTCAAGATGCTGCATCTCAAGGGCATCTACGGCCGCGAGATGTTCGAGACCTGGTACAAGATGATCGCGCTTGTGCAGGGCCCGCTCGACGTCAGCGGCCTGATCACCCACCGCATCGGCATCGATGATTTCCAGACGGGCTTCGACGCGATGCGGAGCGGCAGTTCGGGGAAAGTGGTAATGGACTGGTGA